From Amphritea atlantica, a single genomic window includes:
- the syd gene encoding SecY-interacting protein, which yields MRQTLIEKIDLFIEQALSLQLSQTGRLPLTIHDPEWPSECLQQPSESGHQIPWKPVLQSPDNNSCHDMLDRLEAALGYSIHQDLRTWYSRYWSDPLPATSDWGDLSLLFLWSEKDCERLRGNLIGHLLTKQKQKQPATLFFACTEPDGEKFLSIDNQTGEVWLEQPGKKPIMKLADSLEAFLGKLTPKPIPDME from the coding sequence ATGCGCCAGACCCTGATTGAAAAAATTGATCTATTTATTGAACAAGCGCTTAGCCTGCAACTCAGTCAGACAGGCCGACTGCCCTTAACCATTCACGACCCGGAGTGGCCCTCAGAATGTCTCCAGCAGCCCTCTGAATCTGGCCATCAAATACCCTGGAAGCCAGTCCTGCAGTCACCGGACAACAATTCCTGCCATGATATGTTAGATCGCCTGGAAGCAGCATTGGGATACAGCATCCACCAGGATCTTCGCACCTGGTACAGCCGTTACTGGTCTGATCCACTTCCGGCAACCTCTGACTGGGGCGATCTGAGCCTGCTTTTTCTGTGGAGCGAAAAAGATTGTGAACGTCTGCGTGGGAACCTGATAGGCCACTTGCTGACTAAGCAGAAGCAAAAACAACCTGCTACCCTGTTTTTTGCCTGCACCGAACCCGATGGCGAGAAATTTTTATCAATCGACAACCAGACCGGAGAGGTATGGCTGGAACAACCAGGCAAAAAACCGATAATGAAGCTAGCAGATTCACTGGAAGCCTTTCTGGGGAAACTAACCCCCAAACCGATCCCCGACATGGAGTAA
- a CDS encoding DNA-3-methyladenine glycosylase I, which translates to MKSFKWIYEHVAAHKAGQDVEALLPQVKSAEALKATGDDRLLSQLCLRVFRAGIKHSVVDAKWPAFEQAFYGFDPDKIILMSDDQLENLMQNDQIIRHWGKIKSVRANAMMVTELAAQHGSFANFIADWPVTDITGLWALLKKQGQQLGGKSGAYFLRQVGKDTFILTDDVVAALKAQDVIDKAPTAQRDLRKVQDCFNQWQEESGRPMAHISRLLSYTVGW; encoded by the coding sequence GTGAAATCGTTTAAATGGATCTATGAGCATGTGGCGGCCCATAAAGCGGGACAGGATGTCGAGGCCTTGCTGCCACAGGTAAAGTCAGCGGAAGCACTCAAGGCGACGGGGGATGATCGGTTACTGTCCCAGCTCTGTCTGCGGGTATTCCGTGCAGGGATCAAGCATTCGGTGGTCGATGCAAAGTGGCCGGCGTTTGAGCAGGCTTTCTATGGCTTTGATCCTGATAAGATTATTCTGATGAGCGATGATCAACTGGAGAATCTGATGCAGAATGATCAGATTATCCGTCACTGGGGTAAGATTAAATCGGTCCGCGCAAATGCGATGATGGTGACCGAACTGGCGGCACAGCATGGCAGTTTTGCTAATTTTATTGCGGACTGGCCGGTGACCGATATTACCGGGCTTTGGGCTCTGCTGAAAAAACAGGGGCAGCAACTGGGCGGTAAGTCAGGTGCTTACTTTTTGCGCCAGGTTGGTAAGGATACATTTATTCTCACCGATGACGTGGTGGCGGCGCTTAAGGCGCAGGATGTTATTGATAAGGCGCCTACGGCGCAGCGGGATCTGCGAAAGGTGCAGGACTGTTTTAATCAGTGGCAGGAGGAGTCGGGCCGGCCGATGGCACACATCAGCCGGCTGTTGTCTTACACGGTGGGTTGGTAA
- the msrB gene encoding peptide-methionine (R)-S-oxide reductase MsrB, translating to MAGDDFKVKKTESEWREQLTPEQYYVCRQKGTEGPGTGQYDQFFRDGKYHCIACGEELFSSDSKFDAGCGWPSFDAPAVAENITENRDASHGMIRTEVVCSNCGAHLGHLFPDGPTETGMRYCINSVSIDFHSEES from the coding sequence ATGGCAGGTGATGATTTTAAAGTAAAAAAAACTGAATCGGAGTGGCGCGAGCAGCTGACTCCAGAGCAATACTATGTCTGTCGGCAGAAGGGTACTGAGGGGCCAGGAACGGGTCAGTATGATCAGTTTTTCAGAGACGGAAAGTATCATTGTATTGCCTGTGGCGAAGAGTTGTTCAGCAGTGATAGCAAGTTTGATGCGGGATGTGGCTGGCCGAGTTTTGATGCCCCTGCGGTGGCTGAGAATATAACCGAAAACCGGGATGCCTCCCACGGCATGATCCGCACCGAAGTGGTGTGCAGTAATTGTGGTGCACATCTGGGGCATCTATTCCCGGACGGGCCAACCGAAACAGGTATGCGTTACTGTATCAACTCAGTCTCTATCGATTTTCACTCAGAGGAGAGCTGA
- a CDS encoding pyridoxal phosphate-dependent aminotransferase, which yields MSVIRKSNKLINVCYDIRGPVLQEAKRLEEEGQRIIKLNIGNPAPFGFDAPEEIVQDVIYNLPSAQGYCDSKGLFSARKAVMQECQKNGIRNVAIEDIYLGNGVSELIVMATQGLLNDNDELLIPAPDYPLWTAAASLAGGNPVHYLCDEQKGWAPDVDDIRSKITERTKGIVVINPNNPTGAVYPEAVLRQIISLAEEFGLIVFADEIYDKITYNGARHIPLASLSDDILCITFNGLSKTYRAAGFRSGWMVMTGPKHHARDYIEGLEMLASMRLCANVPAQHAIQTALGGYQSINELTVPGGRLHDQCELAWRKLNEIPGVSCVKPQGALYLFARLDPEVYPIKNDEKMALDLLQQQKVLIVQGSGFNVPDTQHFRLVFLPREDELCEAIDRIAAFLKNYSQE from the coding sequence ATGTCCGTTATCAGAAAATCGAACAAACTGATCAACGTCTGCTATGACATCCGTGGTCCCGTCCTTCAGGAAGCGAAACGTCTTGAGGAAGAGGGGCAACGCATTATAAAACTGAACATTGGCAATCCCGCCCCTTTTGGTTTTGATGCACCGGAAGAGATAGTTCAGGACGTTATATATAACCTGCCCTCAGCGCAGGGCTATTGTGACTCTAAAGGGCTGTTTTCCGCCCGCAAAGCGGTGATGCAAGAGTGCCAGAAGAATGGTATCCGCAACGTTGCTATTGAAGATATCTATCTGGGTAACGGCGTCAGCGAACTGATCGTCATGGCGACTCAGGGCCTGTTGAATGATAATGATGAACTGTTGATTCCGGCCCCCGACTACCCTCTGTGGACCGCAGCAGCAAGCCTCGCTGGCGGCAACCCGGTTCATTACCTCTGCGACGAACAGAAAGGCTGGGCACCGGACGTAGATGATATCCGCAGTAAGATTACTGAGCGCACCAAGGGAATCGTCGTTATCAATCCCAACAACCCAACCGGCGCCGTCTATCCGGAAGCGGTTCTGCGTCAGATTATCAGCCTGGCAGAAGAGTTTGGTCTGATCGTTTTTGCTGATGAGATCTACGATAAAATCACCTACAACGGTGCCAGACATATTCCTCTGGCTTCGCTGAGTGATGATATCCTGTGCATCACTTTTAACGGCCTGTCCAAGACATACAGAGCGGCTGGTTTCCGTTCTGGCTGGATGGTTATGACCGGTCCCAAACATCATGCCCGTGATTATATTGAAGGTCTGGAGATGCTGGCCAGCATGCGCCTGTGTGCTAACGTGCCGGCACAACATGCAATCCAGACAGCGCTGGGGGGCTACCAGAGTATCAATGAGCTGACAGTGCCCGGTGGACGCCTTCATGATCAGTGCGAGCTGGCCTGGCGGAAGCTAAATGAAATCCCGGGAGTATCCTGCGTTAAACCTCAGGGAGCACTCTATCTGTTTGCCAGACTGGATCCGGAAGTCTATCCAATCAAAAACGATGAGAAGATGGCACTGGATCTGTTGCAGCAACAAAAGGTGCTGATAGTCCAGGGCAGCGGCTTCAACGTACCTGACACTCAGCACTTCCGACTGGTTTTTCTGCCAAGGGAAGATGAGCTCTGTGAAGCCATTGATCGCATTGCAGCATTCCTGAAAAATTACTCACAGGAATAG
- a CDS encoding HDOD domain-containing protein has product MEVSELLQQTHKLPNVPDVVRELIQQLNNPKADYAVIADKVIHDQTLSLKILRLVNSAHFGLSRKISSINEAIIMLGMVQLKTMVIASGFAGSVKEVEGLDLKQFWTDSFQVATLAKWFADKSNCADPDTAFTVGLIHNIGRLLLHLTKPKLAEAIQTLVDETDCDRSEAEMIRLGFTTAEAGQALLRYWQFPASLGEAVRYHKQPFDAQNPDPLSAIVNIACYINACIKKNQPITDAIAMFPAADAELAGLPANIASTAGEAMQLQSGLEGLL; this is encoded by the coding sequence ATGGAAGTCAGCGAACTATTACAACAAACCCATAAACTTCCAAACGTTCCCGATGTTGTACGCGAACTGATTCAGCAACTCAATAATCCCAAAGCTGATTACGCCGTTATCGCTGACAAAGTTATTCACGACCAAACCCTCTCACTGAAAATTCTGCGACTGGTCAATTCTGCCCATTTTGGCCTGAGCCGAAAAATATCGTCAATCAATGAAGCCATCATTATGCTGGGTATGGTGCAACTTAAAACGATGGTCATCGCCTCAGGTTTTGCCGGTTCAGTTAAAGAGGTTGAGGGACTCGATCTTAAGCAGTTCTGGACAGATTCATTCCAGGTTGCCACACTCGCTAAATGGTTTGCCGATAAAAGCAACTGTGCAGATCCCGATACCGCTTTCACTGTCGGCCTGATTCACAACATTGGCCGGCTACTGCTTCACCTTACAAAGCCAAAACTGGCTGAAGCGATACAGACGCTGGTTGATGAAACGGACTGCGACCGCTCCGAGGCAGAGATGATAAGGCTCGGATTCACCACAGCAGAAGCCGGTCAGGCGTTATTACGATACTGGCAGTTCCCGGCCAGTCTCGGAGAAGCCGTACGTTATCATAAGCAGCCTTTCGATGCGCAGAACCCGGATCCACTGAGTGCAATAGTCAATATCGCCTGCTATATAAATGCCTGCATCAAAAAAAACCAGCCCATCACGGATGCTATCGCCATGTTTCCTGCTGCAGATGCAGAACTTGCAGGACTGCCAGCCAATATCGCATCGACCGCCGGGGAAGCAATGCAACTGCAATCAGGCCTTGAGGGACTTCTATAA
- a CDS encoding class I SAM-dependent methyltransferase, translating into MQVVFDSISTQLGLSSGEVRRLFHGRGRCYPGYEQLIIDLLPPVAIIRLFSEHPAELVESLNHYFLQLDSPFKPDALIVQHRYRRENSIEVLWNNGCEDLKQALSVTELGLKYSVQPLKNQNSGLFLDMREGRRWVKHNSQGKRVLNLFSYTCGFSVAAMAGGADSVVNLDMSRGALTTGRQNHRLNQQSLERVKFLGHDLFRSWGKLKREGPYDLVIIDPPSFQRGSFVATDDYRKVLKRLPDLTAERGEVLLCLNYPQLGSDFLMQLVEDCCPEFIFCERIANPVDFPDQDPEQALKVLLFKRAD; encoded by the coding sequence ATGCAGGTTGTTTTTGATTCTATCTCCACACAGCTTGGTTTATCCTCGGGCGAGGTCAGACGGTTGTTTCATGGTCGTGGTCGATGTTATCCAGGCTATGAGCAGCTTATTATCGATCTGCTGCCCCCGGTAGCCATTATCCGGCTGTTCAGCGAACACCCGGCCGAACTGGTTGAGTCGCTGAATCACTATTTTCTGCAACTCGACAGCCCGTTTAAGCCCGATGCGCTGATAGTGCAGCACCGTTACCGGCGGGAAAACAGTATTGAAGTGCTTTGGAACAATGGTTGCGAAGATCTTAAACAGGCATTGTCAGTGACTGAGCTGGGCCTGAAATATAGTGTCCAGCCTTTAAAAAATCAGAACAGTGGTCTGTTTCTGGATATGCGCGAAGGGCGACGCTGGGTTAAACATAACAGTCAGGGGAAAAGGGTACTGAATCTGTTTTCCTATACCTGTGGTTTCTCTGTCGCGGCCATGGCGGGTGGTGCTGACAGCGTGGTAAACCTGGATATGAGTCGTGGCGCGCTCACGACCGGTCGGCAAAATCACCGGCTCAATCAGCAGTCGCTGGAGCGGGTTAAATTTTTAGGTCATGACCTGTTCCGCTCCTGGGGTAAGCTGAAGCGTGAAGGTCCGTATGATCTGGTGATCATTGATCCGCCTAGTTTTCAGCGAGGCAGTTTCGTTGCCACCGATGATTATCGCAAGGTGCTTAAGCGTCTGCCCGACCTGACCGCAGAAAGAGGAGAGGTGCTGCTATGCCTTAATTACCCTCAACTGGGTAGTGACTTCCTCATGCAGCTGGTTGAGGATTGTTGTCCTGAATTTATCTTTTGTGAACGCATTGCTAACCCGGTTGATTTTCCGGACCAGGATCCCGAGCAGGCGTTGAAAGTTCTGTTATTCAAAAGGGCTGACTGA
- the htpX gene encoding protease HtpX, with the protein MMRIGLFLLTNIAVIALASITLSLFGVGSILQANGVNLDLGNLLVFCAVFGFAGSFVSLFLSKFMAKKGTGTEIISQARTADEQWLLDTVKELADQAGIGMPEVGVFPAQQANAFATGWNKNDALVAVSLGLLQRFRREEIRAVLAHEIGHVANGDMVTLTLIQGVVNTFVMFFARIIGHFVDRAILKNEQGHGIGYFITTIVAEIVLGILASTIVAWFSRRREFRADEMGARLASPHAMIGALQRLKAEYNVPDQMPETLTAFGISSHIKGGLMALLATHPPLDDRIAALQNGHHSK; encoded by the coding sequence ATGATGCGAATCGGTCTTTTCCTGTTAACCAACATTGCGGTCATTGCACTCGCCAGTATCACACTCAGCCTGTTCGGTGTGGGATCAATACTACAGGCAAATGGTGTAAACCTGGATCTGGGAAACCTGCTGGTTTTCTGTGCCGTTTTTGGTTTTGCCGGCTCCTTTGTATCGCTGTTTTTATCTAAGTTTATGGCTAAAAAGGGTACCGGAACCGAAATCATAAGCCAGGCTCGTACAGCGGATGAACAATGGCTGCTGGATACGGTTAAAGAACTGGCCGATCAGGCGGGTATCGGTATGCCTGAAGTCGGAGTATTTCCGGCCCAGCAAGCCAATGCCTTTGCCACTGGCTGGAATAAAAACGACGCCCTTGTTGCCGTTAGCCTGGGATTGCTGCAACGCTTTCGCCGGGAGGAGATCCGGGCCGTTCTGGCGCATGAAATAGGTCATGTTGCCAATGGTGATATGGTCACCCTGACGCTGATTCAGGGTGTCGTAAACACCTTTGTAATGTTCTTTGCCCGCATTATCGGCCACTTCGTTGACCGGGCAATTCTGAAGAACGAACAGGGTCACGGTATTGGCTATTTCATCACCACGATTGTGGCTGAAATAGTGCTGGGCATCCTCGCCTCAACAATCGTTGCCTGGTTCAGCCGTCGAAGAGAATTCCGGGCGGATGAAATGGGCGCTCGACTGGCAAGCCCCCACGCGATGATCGGAGCCCTGCAACGCCTTAAAGCTGAATACAACGTACCTGACCAAATGCCGGAAACACTCACCGCGTTTGGTATCAGCAGCCATATCAAAGGCGGCCTGATGGCTTTACTGGCAACGCATCCGCCCCTGGATGACCGGATTGCAGCGCTGCAAAACGGTCATCACTCTAAGTGA